In Macaca nemestrina isolate mMacNem1 chromosome 9, mMacNem.hap1, whole genome shotgun sequence, a single genomic region encodes these proteins:
- the LOC105466832 gene encoding long-chain-fatty-acid--CoA ligase 5: MLFIFNFLFSPLPTPALICILTFGAAIFLWLITRPQPVLPLLDLNNQSVGIEGGARKGISQKNNDLISHCFSDATTMYEVFQRGLAISDNGPCLGYRKPNQPYRWLSYKQVSDRAEYLGSCFLHKGYKSSPDQFVGIFAQNRPEWIISELACYTYSMVAVPLYDTLGPEAIVYIVNKADIAMVICDTPQKASVLIENVEKGFTPSLKVVILMDPFDDDLKQRGEKSGIEILSLYDAENLGKEHFRKPVPPSPEDLSIICFTSGTTGDPKGAMITHQNIVSNASAFLKCVEHTFEPTPDDVTISYLPLAHMFERVVQTVAYCCGARVGFFQGNIRLLADDMNTLKPTLFPTVPRVLNRIYDKVQNEAKTPLKKFLLNLAVASKFKELQKGIIRRDSFWDKLIFAKIQASLGGRVRIIVTGAAPISAPVMTFFRAAMGCQVYEAYGQTECTAGCTFTSPGDWTSGHVGAPLTCNYVKLEDVADMNYFSVNNEGEICIKGTNVFKGYLKDPEKTQEALDSDGWLHTGDIGRWLPNGTLKIIDRKKNIFKLAQGEYIAPEKIENIYNRSRPVLQIFVHGESLRSSLVGVVVPDPDVLPSFAAKLGVKGSFEELCQNQVVRKAILEDLQKIGKESGLKTFEQVKAVFLHPEPFSIENGLLTPTLKAKRGELSKYFRTQIDSLYEHIQD; this comes from the exons ATGCTTTTTatcttcaactttttattttccccacTTCCAACCCCGGCATTGATCTGCATCCTGACATTTGGAGCTGCCATCTTCCTGTGGCTGATCACCAGACCTCAACCCGTCTTACCTCTTCTTGACCTGAACAATCAGTCTGTGGGAATTGAG GGAGGAGCGCGGAAGGGTATTTCCCAGAAGAACAATGACCTAATAAGTCACTGCTTCTCAGATGCCACGACTATGTATGAGGTTTTCCAAAGAGGACTCGCTATATCTG ACAATGGGCCCTGCTTGGGATATAGGAAACCAAACCAGCCCTACAGATGGCTATCCTACAAACAG gTGTCTGATAGAGCGGAGTACCTGGGTTCCTGTTTCTTGCATAAAGGATATAAATCGTCACCGGACCAATTTGTCGGCATCTTTGCTCAGAATAGGCCAGAG TGGATCATCTCTGAATTGGCTTGTTACACGTACTCCATGGTAGCTGTACCTCTCTATGACACCTTGGGACCAGAAGCCATCGTATATATTGTCAACAAGG CTGATATTGCCATGGTGATCTGTGACACACCCCAAAAGGCATCGGTGCTGATAGAGAATGTAGAGAAAGGCTTCACACCGAGCCTGAAGGTGGTCATCCTTATGGACCCCTTTGATGATGACCTGAAGCAAAGAGGGGAGAAGAGTGGAATTGAGATCTTATCCCTATATGATGCTGAG AACCTAGGCAAAGAGCACTTCAGAAAACCTGTG cctcctagCCCAGAAGACCTTAGCATCATCTGCTTCACCAGTGGGACCACAG GTGACCCCAAAGGAGCCATGATAACCCATCAAAATATTGTTTCAAATGCTTCTGCCTTTCTCAAATGTGTGGAG CATACTTTTGAGCCCACTCCCGACGATGTGACCATATCCTACCTCCCTCTGGCTCATATGTTTGAGAGGGTTGTACAG acTGTTGCGTACTGCTGTGGAGCCAGAGTTGGATTCTTCCAAGGGAATATTCGGTTGCTGGCTGATGACATGAATACTTTGAAGCCCACATTGTTTCCCACGGTGCCTCGAGTCCTTAACAGGATCTACGATAAG GTACAAAATGAAGCCAAGACACCCTTGAAGAAGTTCTTGTTGAACTTGGCTGTTGCCAGTAAATTCAAGGAGCTTCAAAAGGGTATCATCAGGCGTGACAGTTTTTGGGATAAGCTCATCTTTGCAAAGATCCAG GCCAGCCTGGGCGGAAGGGTTCGCATAATCGTCACTGGAGCTGCCCCCATCTCCGCTCCAGTCATGACATTCTTCCGGGCAGCAATGGGATGTCAG GTGTATGAAGCTTATGGTCAAACAGAATGCACAGCTGGCTGTACATTTACATCACCTGGGGACTGGACATCAG GTCACGTTGGGGCGCCCCTGACTTGCAATTATGTGAAGCTGGAAGATGTGGCTGACATGAACTACTTTTCAGTGAATAATGAAGGAGAG ATCTGCATCAAGGGTACAAACGTGTTCAAAGGATACCTGAAGGACCCTGAGAAGACACAGGAAGCCCTGGACAGTGATGGCTGGCTTCACACAGGAGACATTGGTCGCTGGCTCCCG AATGGAACTCTGAAGATCATCGACCgtaaaaagaacattttcaagCTTGCCCAAGGAGAATACATTGCGCCAGAGAAGATAGAAAATATCTACAACAGGAGCAGACCAGTGTTACAAATTTTTGTACATGGGGAGAGCTTACGG TCATCCTTAGTAGGAGTGGTGGTTCCTGACCCAGATGTACTTCCCTCATTTGCAGCCAAGCTTGGGGTAAAGGGCTCCTTTGAGGAACTGTGCCAAAACCAA GTTGTAAGGAAAGCCATTTTAGAAGACTTGCAGAAAATTGGGAAAGAAAGTGGCCTTAAAACCTTTGaacag GTCAAAGCCGTTTTTCTTCATCCAGAACCATTTTCCATTGAAAATGGGCTCTTGACACCAACATTGAAAGCAAAGCGGGGAGAGCTTTCCAAATACTTTCGGACCCAAATTGACAGTCTGTATGAGCACATCCAGGATTAG